From Candidatus Vondammii sp. HM_W22, one genomic window encodes:
- the hemF gene encoding oxygen-dependent coproporphyrinogen oxidase produces MNTPDKEAFLNYLKQLQKQICIALEEEDGTGHFIEDRWECDGSHGLGGGGITRVMTEGAVIEQGGVNFSHVVGDQLPVSATAHRPELFGRTFEAMGLSLVIHPHNPYVPTTHANVRFFIAEKEGEEPVWWFGGGFDLTPYYGNDEDCRHWHKTAKEACESFGPEVHPKFKAWCDDYFFLKHRNEPRGIGGLFFDDLNEWGFDTCFNFVKSVGDHYIPAYLPIMQRRKTDEYGERQRDFQLYRRGRYVEFNLVFDRGTLFGLQMGGRTESILMSMPPLVKWRYNWYPEPGSEEAELYQKYLKPKDWLAN; encoded by the coding sequence ATGAATACACCCGATAAAGAGGCCTTCCTGAATTACCTGAAGCAACTTCAGAAACAGATATGCATTGCCTTGGAAGAAGAAGACGGCACTGGACACTTCATTGAAGATAGGTGGGAATGCGATGGCAGCCATGGTCTGGGCGGTGGTGGAATTACCCGGGTGATGACAGAGGGTGCCGTCATCGAACAGGGTGGTGTCAATTTCTCCCACGTGGTCGGTGACCAGTTGCCTGTATCAGCTACTGCTCATCGGCCGGAGTTGTTTGGCCGTACCTTTGAGGCTATGGGGCTCTCACTGGTTATACACCCGCATAACCCCTATGTGCCGACCACACACGCCAATGTCCGTTTCTTTATCGCTGAGAAAGAGGGTGAAGAGCCTGTCTGGTGGTTCGGCGGGGGATTCGATCTGACACCTTACTACGGCAATGATGAAGACTGCCGACACTGGCATAAAACTGCCAAAGAGGCTTGTGAGTCTTTCGGCCCGGAGGTTCACCCAAAGTTTAAAGCTTGGTGTGATGACTATTTTTTCCTGAAACATCGGAATGAGCCGAGGGGCATAGGCGGTCTGTTTTTTGACGATCTGAACGAATGGGGATTTGATACCTGCTTTAATTTCGTGAAAAGTGTTGGCGATCATTACATCCCGGCCTATCTGCCGATTATGCAACGCCGGAAAACGGATGAATATGGTGAACGGCAGCGGGATTTCCAGCTCTATCGTCGCGGCCGATACGTCGAGTTTAATCTGGTGTTTGACCGTGGGACTTTGTTTGGCCTGCAGATGGGTGGGCGTACCGAGTCAATCCTCATGTCCATGCCCCCCTTGGTGAAGTGGCGCTATAATTGGTATCCCGAGCCCGGATCTGAAGAGGCTGAACTGTATCAGAAATACCTCAAGCCAAAGGATTGGTTGGCAAACTAA
- the pabB gene encoding aminodeoxychorismate synthase component I, with the protein MAPSLLQDLPYIADSHRLFDAIAGRLWAVFLDSGKPGSSQGRYDILACDPMMTLVTRGAETEIVDRGGRCWFKDDPFELLRKVLSPFYAENCRLPFCGGAIGYFAYDLGQRLERLPSLEEIGDSLPEMAVGIYDWALVVDHQQQRSWLAGQGRDPATQEKWSQLEALFSEPQENEFFTRFSVMSDIHSNMSAECYADAFNRIQHYIREGDCYQVNLAQRFSVETEGEPWLAYKKLQQLNPAPFAAYLNTPDVQILSSSPERFLELRSGEVESKPIKGTFPRGTTPESDCAQITALAGSSKDRAENLMIVDLLRNDLSKSCTPDSVRVPRLFEVETFSTVHHLVSTIQGRLAQGEDAISLLRNCFPGGSITGAPKLRAMEIIEELEPHRRSVYCGSIGYIGFNGDMDSNIAIRTLLHIDGTMRFWAGGGVVADSQLETEYQETFHKVEALIKLLRVRTTPSDHR; encoded by the coding sequence ATGGCTCCATCCCTGTTGCAGGATCTCCCCTATATTGCTGATAGCCATCGCCTCTTCGATGCGATTGCCGGGCGTCTCTGGGCGGTATTTCTCGACAGTGGCAAACCCGGCAGTAGCCAGGGCCGCTACGATATTCTTGCATGCGATCCGATGATGACTCTGGTGACCAGAGGGGCAGAAACGGAGATAGTGGACAGAGGCGGACGTTGCTGGTTTAAAGATGATCCTTTTGAACTACTGCGGAAGGTGCTGAGTCCGTTTTATGCTGAAAATTGCAGACTCCCTTTTTGTGGTGGTGCTATCGGCTACTTTGCCTACGATCTCGGTCAACGGCTGGAACGTCTTCCTTCCCTGGAAGAGATAGGCGACTCGCTGCCTGAAATGGCGGTGGGTATCTATGACTGGGCTCTGGTGGTGGACCATCAACAACAGCGCAGCTGGTTGGCAGGGCAGGGGCGTGATCCGGCCACTCAGGAGAAGTGGAGTCAACTCGAAGCGCTTTTCAGCGAGCCCCAGGAGAATGAATTTTTTACACGGTTCAGTGTGATGAGTGATATTCATTCCAACATGTCGGCAGAATGCTATGCTGATGCGTTCAATCGTATTCAGCACTATATCCGGGAAGGTGATTGCTACCAGGTTAACCTTGCCCAGCGGTTTTCAGTTGAGACAGAAGGGGAGCCTTGGCTCGCTTATAAAAAACTGCAGCAACTCAATCCGGCCCCCTTTGCGGCCTACCTGAATACGCCGGATGTGCAGATTCTTAGCTCGTCGCCGGAACGCTTCCTGGAATTACGCAGTGGTGAAGTGGAGAGCAAGCCGATCAAGGGAACTTTTCCAAGAGGAACCACCCCGGAATCGGATTGCGCACAAATAACCGCATTGGCCGGAAGCAGCAAAGATCGAGCGGAAAACCTGATGATCGTGGATCTGTTGCGTAATGATCTGAGCAAATCCTGTACCCCTGACAGCGTCAGGGTACCTCGGTTGTTTGAGGTTGAGACCTTTTCCACGGTGCATCATCTGGTCAGCACTATTCAGGGTCGGCTGGCTCAAGGTGAAGATGCTATCAGCCTGCTGCGCAACTGCTTTCCCGGTGGCTCGATAACCGGCGCACCAAAACTGCGGGCGATGGAGATTATTGAAGAGCTGGAACCTCACCGGCGGAGTGTCTATTGTGGTTCCATAGGTTATATTGGCTTCAATGGCGATATGGATAGCAATATCGCGATTCGAACGCTGTTGCATATCGATGGCACCATGCGCTTCTGGGCCGGTGGTGGTGTGGTGGCCGACTCACAACTGGAAACGGAATATCAGGAGACTTTCCACAAAGTGGAGGCGCTGATCAAGCTGTTGCGCGTCAGAACAACGCCATCTGATCATCGGTAA
- a CDS encoding FtsX-like permease family protein: MFFFTLGAGLLMLYAGIQANREHRRQESAILRTLGMQQRELLAAIWVEFFTLGVLAGLLASSCASLTGWLLATEVFGFDFHLNPWLWIVGVFASGAGIGTAGLLASYPLTVQPPLQTLRGN, encoded by the coding sequence ATGTTTTTTTTTACCCTGGGTGCCGGTCTGTTAATGCTTTACGCAGGAATTCAGGCCAACCGGGAACACCGGCGGCAAGAGTCTGCGATACTTCGTACCCTGGGAATGCAACAGCGTGAACTGCTGGCGGCAATATGGGTGGAGTTTTTCACCCTGGGTGTGCTGGCAGGCCTCCTGGCAAGCAGCTGCGCCAGTCTGACAGGCTGGTTACTGGCAACCGAGGTGTTCGGGTTTGATTTTCACCTCAACCCCTGGCTCTGGATTGTTGGGGTCTTCGCCAGCGGCGCCGGTATCGGGACTGCCGGTCTCCTGGCCAGTTACCCGCTGACCGTTCAGCCGCCGCTGCAAACTTTACGGGGAAATTGA
- a CDS encoding ABC transporter permease translates to MSSLGAIALLMFWQAGDLTLATLVLLGTLLATGLLLLTAWALVRLLSPLRHRGGAIWCYGLAGLARNPGMTALQLTGFGLGILAILLLAIVRLDLLTAWQRTIPADTPNQFLINIQSEERTALSRFLADTGISESHIYPMLRARLTHINDRKISAKDYKEDRAQRLVSREFNLSSAMQMQSDNRIVSGRWWQKDQRDAAIFSVEHELASTLGIQLDDKITFNLAGSAIEGKVTNLRSVKWDSFKPNFFIIGTPGMLKQYPTSYITSFFLPPGREKLLSDLVRQFPSVTTIDVSAIMQQIRESIAHGSQAVEYVFFYPGCRSVNALRRNSGQPGTPAARVCDTSYPGNATA, encoded by the coding sequence TTGAGTAGCCTTGGGGCGATCGCCCTGCTGATGTTCTGGCAGGCGGGAGATCTCACCTTGGCAACCCTGGTGCTGCTTGGCACACTGCTTGCCACCGGACTGCTGTTGCTGACTGCCTGGGCGCTAGTCCGGCTACTGTCGCCCCTGCGTCACCGGGGTGGAGCTATTTGGTGCTATGGCCTCGCCGGGTTGGCACGAAATCCGGGGATGACCGCCCTCCAACTAACCGGATTCGGTCTGGGAATACTGGCTATTCTGCTATTGGCCATCGTGCGTCTTGACCTGCTGACCGCATGGCAACGAACCATTCCAGCCGATACGCCAAATCAGTTTCTGATCAATATCCAGTCTGAAGAGCGTACAGCCCTGAGTCGTTTTCTGGCCGACACAGGCATATCAGAAAGCCATATCTATCCTATGCTGCGCGCCCGGCTTACCCATATCAACGACAGGAAAATTTCTGCCAAAGACTATAAAGAGGACCGGGCACAGCGGCTGGTATCCAGAGAATTCAACCTCTCCTCAGCAATGCAGATGCAGTCTGATAACCGCATTGTCAGCGGACGTTGGTGGCAGAAAGATCAACGTGATGCCGCCATCTTCTCCGTAGAGCATGAGCTGGCGAGCACACTGGGTATTCAATTGGATGATAAGATCACCTTCAATCTGGCCGGATCGGCAATTGAGGGCAAGGTAACCAATCTGCGTAGTGTCAAATGGGACTCATTCAAACCCAATTTCTTTATCATTGGCACCCCGGGGATGCTGAAACAGTACCCAACCAGTTACATCACCAGCTTCTTTCTCCCCCCCGGACGGGAAAAGCTGCTTTCAGATCTGGTCCGGCAGTTTCCATCGGTTACCACCATCGATGTTAGCGCCATTATGCAACAGATCAGGGAGAGCATAGCCCATGGTTCCCAGGCTGTGGAGTATGTTTTTTTTTACCCTGGGTGCCGGTCTGTTAATGCTTTACGCAGGAATTCAGGCCAACCGGGAACACCGGCGGCAAGAGTCTGCGATACTTCGTACCCTGGGAATGCAACAGCGTGA
- a CDS encoding ABC transporter permease: MKALLLAFRFLRRDWRSGELRLLVLALVVAVAAVTAVGFFTDRVDRTMTLQAAEILAADLVLSSSNPIPAMFPEQATGFGLESAKTLSFPSVVMQGEQTQLVEVKAVSANYPLRGELRIHPTLGAKELTIKQTPQPGEVWAEARLLTSLGVTPGEMVSLGERKFRIDKILSRDSGEGSSFLRLGPKLLMHLDDIPSTGLVTAASRVRHHLLIAGSRNGIEQFIEWSSGKLPQGVRLQHMSNTRPAMRNALDLAGRFLGLAALAAVLVAGATVALSTRRFVQRQSDTSAIMRCLGASSHLILSVLMLRLFLLGTLASLAGTMIGYFGQFLLADLLGSWFPGGLPTPGTGTNCYMPGYRPDHPHRFHPPTSHSARRSPAVKGAQTGSRCPTPRRLAVRLE; encoded by the coding sequence ATGAAGGCACTGCTCCTGGCATTCCGCTTTCTTCGCCGTGACTGGCGCAGCGGAGAGTTACGTCTGCTGGTGCTGGCCCTGGTAGTCGCCGTTGCCGCCGTTACCGCAGTCGGTTTCTTTACCGACCGGGTTGACCGGACTATGACACTCCAGGCCGCTGAGATTCTCGCTGCAGATCTGGTGCTTTCCAGCAGCAATCCGATCCCAGCAATGTTCCCTGAACAGGCCACCGGTTTTGGCCTGGAAAGCGCCAAAACGCTCAGCTTCCCCAGCGTAGTAATGCAGGGTGAACAGACCCAGCTGGTAGAAGTAAAAGCCGTCAGCGCCAACTACCCGCTGCGTGGAGAGCTGCGAATTCACCCCACTCTCGGGGCAAAAGAGCTGACCATAAAACAGACACCACAGCCGGGGGAGGTCTGGGCCGAAGCACGTCTGTTGACCAGTCTTGGAGTGACACCCGGCGAGATGGTCTCCCTTGGCGAACGAAAATTCAGGATAGACAAAATCCTCAGTCGTGACTCCGGCGAAGGCAGCAGTTTTTTACGACTTGGTCCGAAACTGCTGATGCACCTCGATGACATCCCTTCAACAGGATTGGTCACCGCAGCCAGCCGGGTACGGCACCATCTACTGATTGCAGGCTCACGCAATGGCATCGAGCAGTTCATTGAATGGAGTAGTGGCAAACTGCCACAAGGTGTCCGATTACAGCACATGAGCAATACCCGGCCGGCAATGCGTAATGCACTGGACCTTGCAGGCCGCTTCCTCGGATTGGCAGCACTTGCAGCCGTGCTGGTGGCCGGCGCCACAGTGGCCTTATCGACCCGCCGTTTTGTTCAGCGCCAGTCAGATACCAGCGCCATCATGCGCTGCCTCGGGGCCAGCAGCCATCTGATTCTTAGCGTGCTGATGTTAAGATTGTTTCTCCTCGGCACCCTGGCCAGCCTGGCGGGAACCATGATCGGTTATTTTGGACAGTTTCTACTGGCTGACCTGCTGGGTAGCTGGTTCCCCGGTGGACTCCCCACCCCCGGCACTGGAACCAATTGCTATATGCCTGGGTACCGGCCTGATCACCCTCATCGGTTTCACCCTCCCACCAGCCACTCGGCTAGGCGCAGTCCCGCCGTTAAGGGTGCTCAGACGGGATCTCGGTGCCCCACCCCCAGGCGCCTGGCTGTCCGGCTTGAGTAG
- a CDS encoding ABC transporter ATP-binding protein, whose translation MTTDSITSPVKANQLGKQVDGPDGRLTILEDVTLQLAPGEVTAIQGASGSGKSTLLGLLAGLDDATSSEIHLFGHSLTGMNEDARAGLRAGRVGFVFQSFQLLTGMTALENVMLPLELSGHANTAAEATDALNQVGLSQRLDHYPGQLSGGEQQRVAIARAFAAKPQLLFADEPTGSLDQITGNIIIDLLFKMREQTGTALLLVTHDQGLAARCDHRLLLEAGRLKSGA comes from the coding sequence ATGACAACTGATTCTATCACTTCTCCCGTGAAGGCCAACCAGCTTGGAAAACAAGTGGATGGTCCAGACGGCAGACTCACCATCCTGGAAGACGTCACGCTGCAACTGGCACCGGGTGAGGTAACGGCGATACAGGGGGCATCCGGTTCGGGAAAATCGACTCTGCTTGGATTGCTTGCGGGACTGGATGATGCCACCAGCAGTGAGATCCATCTCTTTGGTCACTCACTCACCGGCATGAATGAGGATGCTCGTGCCGGCCTGCGTGCCGGGCGTGTTGGTTTTGTATTTCAGTCATTTCAACTGCTTACCGGGATGACAGCACTGGAGAATGTGATGTTGCCCCTGGAACTCTCCGGACATGCGAACACGGCCGCCGAAGCAACGGATGCCCTGAACCAAGTAGGACTGTCACAACGGCTGGATCACTACCCCGGGCAACTCTCTGGAGGAGAGCAGCAGCGTGTCGCTATCGCCCGTGCTTTTGCCGCCAAACCTCAACTACTGTTTGCCGACGAGCCCACTGGCAGCCTCGATCAGATCACCGGAAACATCATTATCGACCTGCTGTTTAAAATGCGTGAGCAGACAGGGACTGCACTGCTGCTGGTCACTCATGATCAAGGTCTTGCGGCTCGCTGTGACCACCGGCTTCTGCTGGAAGCGGGCCGCCTGAAGTCCGGAGCATGA
- a CDS encoding arylesterase: MKKLLLIFLMLSSIACQAGPPVILVLGDSLSAAYGIEQEAGWVSLLQKRLVASHYPHRVINASISGDTTIGGLNRLPRAIQQHKPAVLIIELGGNDGLRGFGFQQTRRNLEQMVRLGLDAESRVLLLGMMLPPNFGKVFTEKFLGIYQQVSTRTAVPLVPFFLDGVADRPGWMQGDNIHPNGNGQPVMLDNVWRQLEPLLPGYVSRSE; the protein is encoded by the coding sequence ATGAAAAAACTGCTCCTGATATTTCTTATGTTGAGTTCCATCGCCTGCCAGGCCGGTCCACCCGTCATCCTGGTGTTGGGTGACAGTCTTAGTGCCGCCTATGGTATCGAGCAGGAGGCCGGATGGGTAAGCCTGTTACAGAAACGCTTGGTGGCAAGTCATTATCCCCATCGGGTGATCAATGCCAGCATATCAGGTGACACCACGATTGGTGGGCTTAATCGCCTTCCCCGGGCAATTCAACAGCATAAACCTGCCGTTCTGATTATTGAACTGGGTGGCAACGATGGCCTGCGCGGCTTCGGTTTTCAGCAGACAAGGCGTAATTTGGAACAGATGGTCAGATTGGGCCTCGACGCTGAAAGCCGTGTACTGTTACTGGGCATGATGTTACCGCCTAATTTCGGCAAGGTATTTACTGAAAAGTTCCTTGGAATTTACCAGCAGGTATCAACCCGGACGGCAGTACCACTAGTCCCGTTTTTTCTCGATGGCGTAGCCGATCGACCCGGATGGATGCAGGGCGATAATATTCACCCAAATGGCAATGGACAGCCAGTGATGCTGGATAATGTCTGGCGTCAGCTTGAGCCTTTATTACCGGGTTATGTCAGCCGTTCCGAGTAG
- a CDS encoding DUF2889 domain-containing protein: protein MPLLEPVARKHLHTRRIVCEGFSRSDGLWDIEAHLTDTKTYGFPNQDRGGIIEAGEPVHDMSLRVTLDLDFNIHDVVAVTDDTPFKVCKETAAGMRLLIGLKIGSGWMRDVRARVGRTQGCTHLLELLGPLATTAFQTMHKALEERANNEASHSKPGILDTCYALASDGLVVERQWPQFYTGKDRKS from the coding sequence GTGCCTTTACTAGAGCCTGTTGCACGAAAACACCTTCACACCCGCCGAATTGTCTGTGAAGGCTTTAGCCGAAGCGATGGCCTGTGGGATATCGAAGCGCATCTAACCGATACCAAGACCTATGGATTTCCCAATCAGGACCGGGGTGGAATTATCGAGGCAGGTGAGCCGGTTCATGATATGAGCTTGAGGGTGACTCTTGACCTGGATTTTAACATTCATGATGTGGTGGCGGTTACCGATGATACCCCCTTTAAGGTGTGTAAAGAGACGGCAGCGGGAATGCGGCTGTTGATCGGATTGAAGATCGGTTCGGGATGGATGCGTGACGTACGTGCCAGGGTAGGGCGAACCCAAGGGTGTACCCATCTGTTGGAGTTATTAGGTCCTTTGGCAACCACTGCTTTCCAGACCATGCATAAAGCTTTGGAAGAGCGCGCAAACAATGAAGCCAGCCACTCCAAGCCGGGAATTCTCGACACTTGCTATGCTCTGGCCAGCGATGGTCTTGTTGTTGAACGGCAGTGGCCGCAGTTTTATACAGGTAAAGACCGGAAATCCTGA
- a CDS encoding transposase, giving the protein MQALLVEPGSGFTAMFEALVIDWLKEASISAVSRLMGLSWNAIDGIMQRAVKRGLARRIEISPTYIGVDEMALKKRHDYATVLSDQDAGTVLHVGSDRKKAMLKAWYEGLVEEQREAIESVSMDM; this is encoded by the coding sequence ATGCAAGCGCTGCTGGTGGAACCGGGCTCTGGGTTTACTGCAATGTTTGAGGCGCTGGTGATCGATTGGTTGAAAGAGGCGTCCATCTCGGCAGTCTCCCGATTGATGGGGCTGAGTTGGAATGCCATTGATGGAATTATGCAGCGGGCGGTTAAGCGAGGGCTGGCACGTAGAATAGAGATCAGCCCAACATATATTGGTGTTGATGAGATGGCCCTCAAGAAACGCCATGATTATGCAACAGTCTTATCAGACCAGGATGCAGGTACAGTGCTACACGTGGGCAGTGACCGCAAAAAGGCGATGCTCAAAGCATGGTACGAAGGTCTAGTAGAGGAGCAGCGAGAAGCGATAGAGAGTGTCTCCATGGATATGTGA
- a CDS encoding transposase, with the protein MNATLKSLPRAEEKIVFDKFHVAKYLGEAVDKARCQEHKALKTLKAASMTGSITRRI; encoded by the coding sequence ATCAATGCCACACTGAAAAGCCTGCCTAGGGCTGAAGAGAAGATTGTCTTTGATAAATTCCATGTCGCCAAGTACCTCGGTGAGGCGGTAGACAAGGCACGCTGTCAAGAGCACAAAGCTCTGAAGACCTTAAAGGCAGCCAGTATGACTGGTTCTATAACCCGGAGGATATGA
- a CDS encoding transposase — MGSGLEPIKKVAGTIKDHLWEILNAVVLEVSNGLAESLSSRIKMIKVHSRGFRNKKRFASAIYLHLGGLNLYPEGVVDDTYPLRLGEELINLSREFPLGSQLRFTLSGEMN; from the coding sequence ATGGGCAGCGGCCTGGAGCCAATCAAGAAAGTGGCAGGAACAATCAAGGATCATCTGTGGGAAATATTGAACGCTGTTGTTTTGGAAGTGAGTAATGGTCTGGCAGAAAGTCTCAGCAGCCGAATCAAGATGATCAAGGTGCATAGCAGAGGTTTCCGCAACAAGAAACGGTTTGCCAGTGCAATCTACCTTCACCTTGGAGGGCTGAATCTTTATCCTGAGGGAGTGGTTGATGATACTTACCCTCTCCGATTAGGGGAAGAGCTGATAAACTTATCGCGAGAATTCCCGCTGGGCAGTCAATTGAGATTCACGCTTTCAGGAGAGATGAATTAA
- the birA gene encoding bifunctional biotin--[acetyl-CoA-carboxylase] ligase/biotin operon repressor BirA, which produces MEIHYQIVKMLSDGRFHSGEALAKKLGISRAAIWKQIRHIREQLDLDLFAVRGRGYRLAQPLDLLDENLITSSIPPKSRQLLSRLEIHHRIKSTNSYLMALGAEGVDSGCVALAEQQYSGRGRRGRQWISPYGSNIYISILWRYTLAPVELTGLSLAVGIGVMRSLEALGVNGVGLKWPNDLLCDGRKLAGLLLEVTGEQTGPSCVVLGLGLNTLLTKAQGADIDQPWIDLIQIPGGGGISRNELVAVLLGNLLEVMAGFEQEGLAPFTAEWQRHDLYHGKAVVLRMGTRHIEGIHSGIDSSGALRLEENGEIKIYHGGEVSLRPL; this is translated from the coding sequence ATGGAGATCCATTACCAAATAGTAAAAATGTTGTCGGATGGCCGCTTTCACTCAGGAGAAGCGTTGGCTAAAAAATTGGGCATTAGTCGTGCTGCCATCTGGAAGCAGATCAGACATATTCGGGAACAGCTCGACCTGGATCTGTTTGCGGTGCGGGGTAGGGGATATCGTCTGGCGCAGCCACTGGATCTACTGGACGAAAATCTTATTACCTCCTCAATTCCGCCTAAGTCGCGCCAGCTATTATCCAGGCTTGAGATTCACCATCGGATTAAATCCACCAACAGCTATCTTATGGCGCTTGGTGCTGAAGGCGTGGATTCAGGGTGTGTCGCACTGGCTGAACAGCAATACTCCGGGCGCGGCCGCAGGGGGCGGCAGTGGATATCGCCCTACGGCAGTAATATCTATATCTCGATATTGTGGCGTTATACTCTGGCTCCTGTTGAGCTCACTGGCCTAAGTCTTGCTGTGGGCATTGGGGTTATGCGTAGCCTGGAGGCATTGGGCGTCAATGGCGTTGGGCTGAAATGGCCAAATGATTTACTTTGTGACGGGCGTAAACTGGCGGGCTTACTTCTTGAAGTGACAGGGGAGCAGACTGGGCCCAGTTGTGTGGTACTGGGTTTGGGGTTGAATACCCTACTGACCAAAGCTCAGGGTGCCGATATCGACCAACCCTGGATAGATCTGATTCAGATTCCCGGAGGAGGTGGTATATCAAGGAATGAGTTGGTTGCCGTTTTACTGGGTAATCTGCTGGAGGTGATGGCAGGATTTGAACAAGAAGGTTTGGCTCCGTTTACCGCAGAGTGGCAGAGGCACGACCTCTATCACGGCAAAGCCGTAGTACTGCGGATGGGAACACGGCATATTGAGGGCATCCATTCAGGCATAGACTCTTCAGGGGCGCTCCGGTTAGAGGAAAATGGTGAGATAAAGATCTATCATGGCGGCGAAGTTAGTTTACGTCCACTATGA
- a CDS encoding type III pantothenate kinase, translating into MIGVNSNVNALLIDIGNTSLKWAWLTEAGLSPVERVAHGEMDGRFPDTCWSDQTPSSQVLIANVASFELEELICEWIKNKWAIEPAVVRVTATALGVTNAYSDPRKLGIDRWLALIAVHQQMSGDVCIVDCGTAITIDVIDNQGRHQGGLILPGFNLMREALLDKTRIPWTELAQPEGFLGKDTAGCIASAALYSAVTLIDRVVVVTAQQRGVRPSLVLTGSDAGLLSGALDSPYEVIPDLVMRGLGCLVMGGGL; encoded by the coding sequence ATGATAGGAGTAAATAGCAACGTCAATGCACTGCTGATCGATATCGGTAATACTAGTCTGAAATGGGCCTGGTTGACCGAGGCGGGCTTGTCCCCGGTGGAACGTGTTGCTCACGGGGAGATGGATGGCCGTTTTCCAGACACCTGCTGGAGTGACCAAACTCCGTCTTCTCAAGTGCTGATTGCTAACGTTGCTAGTTTTGAACTAGAGGAGTTGATTTGTGAGTGGATAAAAAATAAATGGGCCATTGAACCTGCAGTTGTCAGAGTAACCGCCACGGCATTGGGTGTGACTAACGCTTACAGTGATCCCCGAAAATTAGGTATTGATCGCTGGCTGGCCTTGATTGCTGTCCACCAGCAGATGAGTGGCGATGTTTGTATCGTGGATTGCGGTACGGCAATTACCATCGATGTGATAGATAATCAGGGAAGGCATCAGGGGGGGCTCATTTTACCTGGTTTCAATCTAATGAGGGAGGCGCTTTTGGACAAAACCCGAATTCCCTGGACTGAACTTGCACAACCGGAAGGGTTCCTTGGGAAGGATACAGCTGGGTGTATTGCTTCAGCCGCACTGTACTCTGCAGTTACCCTGATAGATCGTGTCGTGGTGGTTACAGCGCAGCAACGGGGAGTGAGGCCTTCACTGGTGCTTACTGGTAGTGATGCCGGACTACTGTCGGGTGCCCTTGATTCACCTTATGAAGTAATCCCTGATCTTGTGATGAGAGGGTTGGGTTGTTTGGTGATGGGGGGGGGGCTATGA